The sequence TAATTGATTTTCAGATAATTGAAGAAACTTTTAATTCTACTAATTTTTATTCTTTAAAAATTAATGATTATTTAAATTTAGAAAAGTCTAAGAAGTTTTCTGAAGAAATTGGTGGTCATATTATATATGGACATGTTTCAACAACAGCTTCTATTTTAAAAATAGAAAATTGTAATAAAAACAAATCTATTAAATTAGTCATAAAAAATAGAAAATTTATTAAATATTTAATTGAAAAAGGTTCTATTTGTGTAGATGGAATTAGTTTAACAGTAGGAAAAGTTAAACAAAAATCTTTTTTTATTCATTTAATTCCTGATACTTTAGTCAGAACAAATATAGGTAATAGAATAATTGGAGACATTGTTAATATTGAGGTTGATTATATTACAAAAGTAATTGTAGACACAGTTTTGAAGAACAAAAATTTTTTTGTTTAATTTTTTAATTAAAATATTTATTTTTTTTAGATGATTAAAAAATATATTTTTTTTTTAAAATATCTATTTAGGTTTTAATTAATTCATATGGATTTAATTTATTTATTTTTTTAATGATTAAGTTTTTAAATTATTTTTTTTTTGAATTTTAGTTATTTAAAATTTTTTTATTTTTATTTATTTAAATAATGATTAAAAAGTGAACAAATTAAAAAGATTAGAAATTTTAAGAATATTCGAAAAAAATGATCCATTTCCAAAAACAGAATTAGAATATAAAAATTCATTTGAGTTGTTAACAGCAATTTTATTATCTTCTAGAACTAGGGATTCCATAGTTAATAAATCTACAAAAAAATTATTTTTAATAGCAAATAATCCAGAAAAAATTATTCGATTAGGATTAAATAGATTAAAAAAATATATAAAAAATATTAATTTTTATAACAAAAAAGCTGATTATATTATTAAAATATCTAAAATTTTAAATAAAAAATACTCTGGAAAGGTTCCAGGAACTAGATCTAGTCTATTACAATTACCTGGTGTAGGAAGAAAAACTGTTAATGTATTTTTAAATATTTTTTTAAAAAAAAGAACAA comes from Buchnera aphidicola (Tetraneura ulmi) and encodes:
- a CDS encoding riboflavin synthase subunit alpha, giving the protein MFTGIIDTIAKVVFFEKKNGILSLTVLVEDLNFFNNLKLGSSISNNGCCLSIVKINGNLIDFQIIEETFNSTNFYSLKINDYLNLEKSKKFSEEIGGHIIYGHVSTTASILKIENCNKNKSIKLVIKNRKFIKYLIEKGSICVDGISLTVGKVKQKSFFIHLIPDTLVRTNIGNRIIGDIVNIEVDYITKVIVDTVLKNKNFFV
- the nth gene encoding endonuclease III, translated to MNKLKRLEILRIFEKNDPFPKTELEYKNSFELLTAILLSSRTRDSIVNKSTKKLFLIANNPEKIIRLGLNRLKKYIKNINFYNKKADYIIKISKILNKKYSGKVPGTRSSLLQLPGVGRKTVNVFLNIFLKKRTIGIDTHVYRVCNRTNFAVDNNYLLLEKKLIKLIPNRFKLNFHNWFVLHGRYICTARKMKCNFCLINKLCEFKNKNI